A region from the Mustela erminea isolate mMusErm1 chromosome 10, mMusErm1.Pri, whole genome shotgun sequence genome encodes:
- the DNAJC8 gene encoding dnaJ homolog subfamily C member 8 isoform X2, which produces MDYTVKSSALIVYNIPFPQSTYYMVLQIDPEVTDEEIKKRFRQLSILVHPDKNQDDADRAQKAFEAVDKAYKLLLDQEQKKRALDVIQAGKEYVEHTVKERKKQLKKEGKPTNVEEDDPELFKQAVYKQTMKLFAELEIKRKEREAKEMHERKRQREEEIEAQEKAKREREWQKNFEESRDGRVDSWRNFQANTKGKKEKKNRTFLRPPKVKMEQRE; this is translated from the exons ATGGACTACACTGTGAAATCATCTGCTTTAATTGTATATAACATTCCCTTCCCCCAAAGCACTTATtatatg GTTCTTCAGATCGATCCTGAagtgacagatgaagaaataaaaaagaggttTCGACAG TTATCCATATTGGTGCACCCTGACAAAAACCAAGACGATGCTGACAGAGCACAAAAGGCTTTTGAAG CTGTGGACAAAGCTTACAAGTTGCTACTGGATCAGGAACAAAAGAAGAGGGCCCTGGATGTAATTCAGGCAGGAAAAGAATACGTGGAACACACT gtaaaagagagaaaaaagcaattaaagaaggaaggaaaacctaCAAATGTGGAGGAAGATGACCCTGAGCTG TTCAAACAAGCAGTATATAAACAGACCATGAAACTCTTTGCCGAGctggaaattaaaaggaaagagagagaagccaaagaGATGCATGAAAG GAAGCgacaaagggaagaagagattGAAGCTCAAGAAAAAGCCAAACGAGAAAGGGAGTGGCAGAAAAACTTTGAG GAAAGTCGAGATGGTCGTGTGGACAGCTGGCGAAACTTCCAAGCAAATACAAAgggcaagaaagagaagaaaaatcggACCTTCCTGAGACCACCGAAAGTAAAAATGGAGCAGCGTGAGTGA